One window of the Gemmatimonadota bacterium genome contains the following:
- the tatC gene encoding twin-arginine translocase subunit TatC, producing MSLKGLFSRAGKKAGEMPFLDHLEELRWRILKSVAAIVIGAILGWVIVQRFGVMDLLIRPVRPLLGDNGLAALSPLTPFMVTLKLALVVGLTLAFPIVVHQVWAFLSPGLTREEKRVIVPSLYFGLILFMTGVAAAYFAVLPVALKFLAGFQQDYLDPIYEVGAYLSFVTKLLIAFGVAFELPVVIMILSALGLMTPKFMREKRRHAIVIIAAAAVVLTPGGDVASSVLMTIPMLFLYEISIFLSAAIQRRRERGETENRLLPVEEPPTGAVGIRGPWDNS from the coding sequence ATGTCGTTGAAAGGCCTGTTCAGCCGAGCCGGGAAGAAGGCGGGGGAGATGCCCTTCCTGGATCACCTGGAAGAGTTGCGGTGGCGGATCCTCAAGTCCGTCGCCGCGATCGTCATCGGCGCGATCCTGGGGTGGGTGATCGTCCAGCGCTTCGGGGTGATGGACCTCCTCATTCGCCCGGTGCGCCCGCTGCTGGGCGACAACGGGCTCGCGGCCCTGAGTCCCCTCACTCCCTTCATGGTGACGCTGAAGCTCGCGCTCGTTGTCGGGCTCACCCTCGCCTTCCCGATCGTGGTCCACCAGGTCTGGGCCTTCCTCTCCCCCGGGCTCACGAGGGAGGAGAAACGAGTCATCGTCCCGAGCCTGTACTTCGGCCTCATTCTCTTCATGACGGGAGTCGCGGCCGCCTACTTCGCGGTCCTCCCGGTCGCGCTCAAGTTCCTGGCCGGTTTCCAGCAGGACTACCTCGACCCGATCTACGAGGTCGGCGCCTATCTCAGCTTCGTGACCAAGCTTCTGATCGCCTTCGGGGTGGCCTTCGAGCTTCCGGTGGTCATCATGATCCTCTCCGCGCTGGGGCTCATGACTCCAAAGTTCATGCGGGAGAAACGGCGCCACGCCATCGTCATCATTGCGGCTGCTGCGGTCGTCCTCACCCCGGGGGGCGATGTCGCGTCTTCGGTCCTGATGACTATTCCGATGCTCTTCCTTTACGAGATCAGCATCTTCCTTTCCGCGGCGATCCAGCGGCGGCGGGAGCGGGGCGAGACGGAAAACCGACTCCTCCCCGTGGAGGAGCCGCCCACGGGCGCGGTGGGGATCCGGGGGCCCTGGGACAACTCGTGA
- the nrdR gene encoding transcriptional regulator NrdR — MRCPRCDSDRNRVVDTRTSRGGRAVRRRRECLECAFRFTTYEYVEARPIQVLKRDGSSEEFDRGKLLRAIQTACAKRPVSMERIDELVDAVEDLLSKQAGLEVPSQSIGEMVMEALKPLDRVAYVRFASVYRDFQDEDEFQNFVVELKEKARMELEREHQSELPL; from the coding sequence ATGCGCTGCCCACGATGCGACTCGGACCGGAACCGGGTGGTGGATACCCGCACGAGCCGCGGTGGGCGAGCCGTCCGCAGGCGCCGCGAATGCCTCGAGTGTGCCTTTCGCTTCACGACCTACGAGTACGTCGAAGCTCGCCCCATTCAGGTTCTCAAGAGGGATGGAAGCTCGGAGGAGTTCGACCGCGGCAAGCTCCTCCGCGCGATCCAGACGGCCTGCGCGAAGCGGCCCGTTTCCATGGAGCGGATCGACGAGCTGGTGGACGCAGTCGAAGACCTCCTGTCCAAGCAGGCCGGGCTCGAGGTCCCGAGCCAATCCATCGGCGAGATGGTGATGGAGGCGCTCAAGCCTCTCGACCGCGTGGCGTACGTTCGATTCGCGTCGGTCTACAGGGACTTCCAAGACGAGGACGAGTTCCAGAACTTCGTGGTGGAGCTGAAAGAGAAGGCGCGGATGGAGCTCGAGCGCGAGCACCAGTCGGAGCTTCCGCTTTGA
- a CDS encoding tetratricopeptide repeat protein has product MVHTAQPHGSPFEPVRCGAPPRRRPFSLLAIPALFALSACATKADVRDLRESILELSAQQNAILRDIQAEQEAQSDSLRALQRGIQDFRAETLRRIMIVEDQLLRTQELAGLSQQELARMRDQLDRDRAAAAFGAGGGFPTGDAGGGGGSAGEIFTAAVGQRNTGGLTAARMGFQDIVSRFPNDPLAPEARFYLADILEQEGDREGALAGFLEIAEYHPSAQTVPNALYRAANLYRDLGNREEARTLYERVVNTWPESPSAALAADALRNLR; this is encoded by the coding sequence ATGGTCCACACCGCCCAACCGCACGGGAGTCCGTTCGAGCCCGTCCGGTGCGGAGCCCCTCCGCGCCGCCGTCCGTTCTCCCTCCTCGCGATCCCGGCCCTCTTCGCCCTCTCCGCCTGTGCGACGAAGGCGGACGTGCGCGACCTCCGGGAGAGCATCCTGGAACTCTCGGCCCAACAAAACGCGATTCTCCGCGACATCCAGGCCGAACAAGAGGCGCAGTCGGATTCGCTCCGCGCGCTCCAGAGGGGGATCCAAGACTTCCGCGCTGAGACGCTACGGCGGATCATGATCGTGGAGGACCAGCTCCTCCGCACGCAGGAGCTCGCGGGGCTTTCCCAACAGGAGCTCGCGCGGATGCGGGACCAGCTCGACCGCGACCGGGCCGCCGCCGCTTTCGGTGCCGGGGGGGGCTTCCCCACGGGGGACGCGGGAGGAGGAGGGGGCTCCGCCGGCGAGATCTTCACGGCGGCCGTGGGCCAGCGCAACACGGGGGGCCTGACGGCAGCGCGGATGGGGTTCCAGGACATCGTGAGCCGCTTCCCGAACGATCCACTCGCGCCGGAGGCGCGATTCTACCTCGCCGACATTCTCGAGCAGGAGGGCGACCGGGAAGGGGCGCTCGCCGGATTTCTGGAAATTGCGGAGTATCATCCCTCGGCGCAGACGGTCCCGAACGCCCTCTACCGGGCGGCGAATCTCTACCGCGACCTGGGAAACCGCGAGGAGGCGCGCACTCTCTACGAACGGGTGGTGAACACGTGGCCGGAGAGCCCCTCCGCGGCGCTCGCTGCGGACGCGCTTCGGAACCTGAGGTAA
- a CDS encoding OmpA family protein has protein sequence MMHRRSLLAFAILAGLTLAACGSEPPPPPAPEPMQEAGPNLDSLRAYEDSVRAAEAERQRLEAERMAGLANARAILEQRVHFDYDEAALRSDAEGVLRQKVAILRASPQVQLRIEGHADERGSVEYNLALGNRRAQAVVDFFVQQGLAASRFQTTSFGEERPLVNQSNESAWGQNRRAEFIIFAGGDQINPGN, from the coding sequence ATGATGCATCGCAGATCCCTTCTCGCCTTCGCGATTCTCGCGGGGCTGACGCTCGCCGCGTGCGGGAGCGAGCCGCCTCCGCCACCCGCTCCAGAGCCGATGCAGGAGGCCGGGCCCAACCTCGATTCGCTCCGCGCGTACGAGGACTCGGTGCGGGCGGCCGAGGCCGAGCGGCAGCGCTTGGAGGCCGAGCGAATGGCCGGGTTGGCGAACGCCCGCGCGATCCTCGAGCAGAGAGTCCACTTCGACTACGACGAGGCGGCGCTCCGTTCGGATGCGGAAGGCGTTCTCCGCCAGAAGGTTGCGATCCTTCGGGCGAGCCCCCAAGTCCAGCTCCGGATCGAAGGGCATGCCGACGAGCGGGGATCGGTCGAGTACAACCTCGCGCTCGGCAACCGGCGCGCGCAGGCGGTCGTGGACTTCTTCGTCCAACAGGGTCTCGCGGCGAGCCGCTTCCAGACCACCTCCTTCGGGGAGGAGCGGCCCCTCGTGAACCAGAGCAACGAATCCGCTTGGGGGCAAAACCGCCGCGCCGAGTTCATCATCTTCGCGGGCGGCGACCAGATCAATCCGGGGAACTAG
- a CDS encoding TonB C-terminal domain-containing protein, giving the protein MSDRNQNPDRATHDPRRPGRGPVLASFALHVVLLLVTWILQRGVRDVVEYDTYQVEIVTMGDPAELEAAAPEPPVVAPTQEIPPEPEPEPEPEPPPPDPEPEVVPEPEPEPEPEVRREPEPEPPPAPRPETPPVVEQPPVTAETSTAEMNVRMEGLRRDFPEYYARITARIDACFRPTGSPAGTVVLRFEIQDDGTIPSSSIRVHSRSGNLTLDIQAVGAVECAGRGQLGPLPGDLNSEVLPVQFTFSPGRGPGG; this is encoded by the coding sequence ATGAGCGACCGGAACCAGAATCCCGACCGAGCCACCCACGATCCCCGCCGCCCCGGCCGCGGGCCTGTCCTCGCGTCGTTCGCGCTCCACGTCGTCCTCCTCCTCGTCACTTGGATCCTTCAGCGAGGGGTCCGCGACGTCGTCGAATACGACACGTACCAGGTCGAGATCGTGACCATGGGAGACCCGGCGGAGCTCGAGGCGGCAGCGCCCGAGCCCCCGGTCGTCGCCCCGACGCAGGAGATTCCCCCGGAGCCGGAGCCGGAGCCGGAGCCCGAACCGCCACCACCCGACCCCGAGCCGGAGGTCGTGCCCGAACCGGAGCCCGAGCCGGAGCCCGAGGTGCGGCGGGAGCCCGAGCCCGAACCGCCCCCGGCGCCCCGGCCGGAGACGCCCCCCGTCGTCGAACAGCCGCCGGTCACCGCGGAGACGAGCACGGCCGAGATGAACGTTCGGATGGAGGGCCTCCGGCGGGACTTCCCGGAGTATTACGCCCGCATCACGGCGAGGATCGATGCTTGCTTCCGGCCCACGGGATCGCCGGCGGGGACGGTCGTCCTTCGTTTCGAGATCCAGGACGACGGCACGATCCCGTCGTCGAGCATCCGCGTGCATTCCCGCTCGGGGAATCTGACCCTCGATATCCAGGCGGTCGGTGCGGTGGAGTGTGCCGGGCGCGGGCAACTCGGGCCCCTTCCCGGCGACCTGAATTCAGAAGTCCTTCCGGTCCAGTTCACGTTCTCCCCGGGCCGAGGCCCGGGGGGGTGA
- a CDS encoding biopolymer transporter ExbD encodes MNAEINVTSLIDVAFTLLVIFIITAPILQGGLEIRLPRGELQPVTAQGAPFILDILEDGTVSIGDTPFTVEEFAEAFRQLYEVAQPDIVYIRGDARADYGIVFGVTSAVGAATREDGVPILMVGEPEPIPR; translated from the coding sequence ATGAACGCGGAGATCAACGTCACCTCGCTCATTGACGTCGCTTTCACGCTTCTCGTGATCTTCATCATCACCGCTCCAATCCTCCAGGGCGGACTGGAGATCCGGCTTCCCCGCGGCGAGCTCCAGCCCGTCACCGCGCAGGGGGCGCCCTTCATTCTGGACATCCTGGAGGACGGAACGGTGAGCATCGGGGACACGCCTTTCACGGTCGAGGAATTCGCGGAGGCATTCCGGCAGCTCTACGAGGTGGCGCAGCCGGACATCGTCTACATCCGGGGGGATGCGCGCGCGGATTACGGGATCGTGTTCGGCGTGACCTCCGCGGTCGGCGCGGCGACCCGTGAAGATGGCGTCCCGATCCTGATGGTTGGTGAACCCGAACCCATTCCGCGTTGA
- a CDS encoding MotA/TolQ/ExbB proton channel family protein, producing MTLLLLQAGREVPQWWGDLVFSGTAPTIVILLVLAAFSLTQWTITFWKWKVFRAVQAQGDRFLDAMERSQRMEDAYKVILALPDSPYGRVFRQGVNFFSELRPGALREGAAPGEGLTLTQLEVLRMVMEKEEAEERDELAVGLTWLAIIASVAPLLGLMGTVIGVMNSFLGIVTTGSSNINAVAPGVAEALITTVAGLAVAIPAVIAYNYFVARLNLVTSELEGFSSEFIGTLAREGRV from the coding sequence GTGACTCTCCTCCTCCTCCAGGCCGGGCGTGAGGTGCCGCAGTGGTGGGGAGATCTCGTCTTCTCGGGCACGGCCCCGACGATCGTCATCCTCCTCGTGCTCGCCGCGTTCTCGCTGACCCAGTGGACGATCACCTTCTGGAAGTGGAAGGTCTTTCGCGCGGTCCAGGCGCAGGGGGATCGCTTCCTCGACGCCATGGAGCGATCGCAGCGGATGGAGGACGCCTACAAGGTGATCCTCGCGCTTCCGGATTCACCCTATGGCCGGGTCTTCCGCCAGGGGGTCAACTTCTTCAGCGAGTTGAGACCGGGCGCGCTCCGAGAAGGGGCCGCACCCGGTGAAGGGCTCACGCTGACGCAGCTGGAGGTTCTTCGGATGGTGATGGAGAAGGAAGAGGCGGAAGAACGGGACGAGCTTGCCGTCGGCCTGACCTGGCTCGCCATCATCGCTTCGGTCGCCCCGCTCCTCGGGCTGATGGGGACCGTGATCGGGGTGATGAACTCCTTTCTCGGCATCGTCACGACGGGCTCCTCGAACATCAACGCTGTCGCGCCCGGAGTAGCGGAAGCGCTCATCACGACGGTGGCGGGGCTCGCCGTCGCGATCCCGGCGGTGATCGCCTACAACTACTTCGTGGCCCGCCTGAACCTCGTCACCAGCGAGCTGGAAGGGTTCTCGTCCGAGTTTATCGGGACGCTGGCCCGTGAGGGGCGGGTGTGA
- a CDS encoding NAD-dependent epimerase/dehydratase family protein, producing the protein MNVLVTGGAGFIGSHVAEGYLARGDDVWVVDDLSSGKEANVPEGATFVRMAIEDPGLARLFSQVGFDLVNHHAAQINVRVSVADPAKDARTNVLGLLNVLEAVRRQGRGRVIFISSGGVVYGEPEEVPTPETAPKLPLSPYGVTKLAGEFYLQYYRRVHGLDYIALRYSNVYGPRQDPDGEAGVVAIFSTRLLAGEELHIYGDGEQTRDYVYVGDLVRANLMASDLPIFSEGGLDDLAFNVGTSLATNVLTLANVLEEVSGLQSGRSFQPARDGELRHSTLNTSKLRSLGWTPQVGLHDGLGETFRWIAAREGAKKGGAR; encoded by the coding sequence ATGAACGTGCTCGTGACGGGGGGAGCGGGTTTCATCGGAAGCCATGTCGCCGAGGGGTATCTCGCCCGGGGAGACGATGTCTGGGTCGTGGACGACCTCTCCTCCGGGAAGGAGGCGAACGTTCCCGAAGGGGCGACCTTCGTGCGCATGGCGATCGAGGATCCCGGACTCGCCCGACTCTTCTCGCAAGTCGGGTTCGACCTCGTGAATCACCATGCCGCCCAGATCAACGTGCGTGTCTCCGTCGCGGATCCGGCGAAGGACGCCCGGACTAACGTTCTCGGACTCCTGAACGTCTTGGAGGCTGTGCGCAGGCAGGGGCGCGGGCGAGTGATTTTTATCTCCTCGGGGGGTGTCGTGTACGGGGAACCGGAAGAGGTCCCCACACCCGAGACTGCGCCGAAACTTCCGCTCTCTCCCTACGGAGTGACGAAGCTCGCCGGCGAATTCTACCTCCAGTACTACCGCCGGGTGCATGGCCTCGACTACATCGCGCTTCGGTACTCGAACGTGTACGGGCCCCGCCAGGATCCGGACGGGGAGGCCGGGGTCGTCGCGATCTTTTCGACGCGGCTTCTCGCGGGGGAAGAGCTCCACATCTACGGGGACGGTGAGCAGACACGCGACTATGTCTATGTCGGCGACCTCGTCCGTGCGAACTTGATGGCGTCCGACTTGCCGATTTTCTCGGAGGGCGGACTCGACGATCTCGCATTCAACGTGGGAACCTCTCTGGCTACCAACGTCCTCACTCTCGCGAACGTGCTGGAAGAGGTCTCCGGGCTCCAATCGGGCCGGAGCTTTCAGCCCGCGCGCGACGGAGAGCTCCGCCACAGCACGCTGAATACCTCCAAGCTCCGGTCCTTGGGGTGGACGCCCCAGGTCGGCCTTCACGACGGGCTCGGGGAGACTTTCCGGTGGATCGCGGCGCGTGAAGGGGCCAAGAAGGGGGGTGCGCGGTGA
- the hemA gene encoding glutamyl-tRNA reductase, whose amino-acid sequence MPLAVVGISHETAPVEVRERLAFGPAEGELALVSLRQEAGVEEAVLLSTCNRTEVYLFPAQDEKAVGAVERIFQNKAGPSEGPLGDYLFQEWGDDAVRHLFKVSAGLDSMVTGEAEIQGQVRDAYQRALGIPLDPPMAGPFLHRLFQSALSLGGRVRSETAIGEGSASVASVSVELARKIFGSLKGKRVLLLGAGETGELILAALTREGVEGVVVANRTYDRAVSLAMKHRGHALPFERIREALPAVDIVLSSTAAPHPVLTRSIVRESFVEPRRHPLLIVDIAVPRDVDPSVGDEPEVFLYNVDDLRKIVEDHVQLREGSVPEAEYLIRKHSDDFRAWYASLEAVPVIQGIRKRAEVARTSELERLFRGMEHLSAGDRSRIEEFSRRLQNKLLHEPTARLRGHVPPMDSAELIEAARFLYGLEGEGLPSSPGEVGQGTREVGEVGGDTNEGPIGDEEKTERD is encoded by the coding sequence ATGCCTCTCGCGGTGGTCGGCATCAGCCACGAGACGGCGCCCGTGGAGGTCCGAGAGCGTCTGGCCTTCGGTCCCGCCGAAGGGGAGCTCGCCCTGGTTTCTCTCCGCCAGGAGGCCGGGGTCGAGGAAGCGGTCCTCCTCTCGACCTGCAACCGGACGGAGGTCTACCTCTTTCCGGCCCAGGACGAGAAGGCGGTAGGTGCCGTCGAACGGATCTTCCAGAACAAGGCGGGTCCATCCGAGGGGCCTCTCGGCGACTACCTCTTTCAGGAGTGGGGAGATGACGCGGTCCGACACCTCTTCAAGGTGTCGGCGGGGCTGGATTCGATGGTGACCGGGGAGGCGGAGATCCAGGGACAGGTCCGCGACGCCTATCAGCGTGCCCTGGGGATTCCCCTCGATCCCCCGATGGCGGGGCCCTTTCTTCACCGACTCTTTCAGTCCGCGCTTTCTCTCGGCGGCCGCGTGCGCTCCGAAACCGCCATCGGCGAGGGCTCTGCTTCGGTGGCCTCCGTCTCCGTTGAGTTGGCGCGGAAGATCTTCGGGTCGCTGAAGGGGAAGCGCGTTCTCCTCCTCGGGGCCGGGGAGACCGGGGAGTTGATCCTGGCGGCGCTCACGCGCGAAGGGGTGGAAGGTGTGGTCGTCGCCAATCGCACGTATGACCGTGCCGTCAGCCTCGCCATGAAACACCGGGGGCACGCGCTCCCATTCGAACGGATCCGCGAGGCGCTGCCGGCCGTGGACATCGTCCTCAGCTCGACAGCTGCACCGCACCCGGTCCTCACTCGCTCCATCGTCCGCGAGTCCTTCGTCGAGCCCCGTCGCCACCCACTCCTCATCGTGGACATCGCCGTGCCTCGCGACGTGGATCCTTCCGTCGGCGACGAGCCCGAGGTCTTCCTCTACAACGTGGACGACCTGAGAAAGATCGTGGAGGATCACGTGCAGCTCCGCGAAGGATCCGTCCCGGAGGCCGAATACCTCATACGGAAGCACTCCGACGATTTCCGGGCCTGGTACGCGTCGCTCGAGGCGGTCCCGGTCATCCAGGGGATTCGCAAGCGGGCGGAGGTCGCGCGGACATCGGAGCTGGAGCGCCTCTTTCGTGGAATGGAGCACCTCTCCGCCGGGGACCGATCGCGAATCGAGGAGTTCTCGCGACGGCTCCAGAACAAGCTCCTTCACGAGCCGACGGCTCGGCTTCGCGGCCACGTCCCGCCGATGGACAGCGCCGAGCTCATCGAAGCGGCCCGTTTCCTCTACGGACTCGAAGGGGAGGGTCTTCCCTCGAGCCCCGGTGAGGTCGGGCAGGGGACGCGGGAGGTGGGGGAGGTCGGAGGGGACACAAACGAGGGTCCGATCGGAGACGAAGAGAAAACCGAACGGGACTGA